AGGTTTTTACACAACCTTCAAAAGCAACTGAAAAGTCATGTTTAAATTCCCTTTTTTCTTAGTATCATCTCTTTTAGAACATTTCATTATTAATGTTGCAGAGCAAAAAGCTTAGAAATGGCTTCTATATTCTCACCTCTTTATTGGGGAAATACATATTCAGATTTGTCTTAAGGTTTATTATTTTATGGTTGAGCATCTTAGAGGACTGAATTTAAAGTATCCAAGCCATCATGTAAGTCCAATTcgggtttctttttaaaaaacaaatcttaatACCCTTCTATTATTGAGATCATTGTTTtgtcagactcagtttcctctctttGTGGCCCCAAGGCATTGGCTCTTCAGATGATCCCTGTTTCTGCTGTTGTTTTTTTAGGGAAGAGGTTGTTCACTCAGGACCATTTTGTTGgcaaaccttttttattttacttagctGTTGCTAAGAATTAactgaattttattctttctccatctttgaTCCACAGAAGGAAGTAGATGTGAAAGAAAGGTCTGTTTTTGACATCCCTATATTCACAGAAGAATTCCTCAACCACAGTAAAGGTAATTGCTTTGGCTTCCTGGCACTTGATTCCTTGTTTCTGTGATTGGACAGATGGCCTGAATATATAGCAGGGAACTCCCCATGGCCCCATGGGGCCTCCAAAGCAGTGCTAGTAAGCAGCTTCTTCTCTGTCCCCcccccaacttttccctttcaggGGTGACAGATGAAAGCAAGGTTTGTGCTCTGAGAGATGTTTGAGTCTGAGACAAAGGGAATAATAAAACAAGCACCACAAAGTTTTGATGGACATTTAGCAGTAATTTTGTTCTCCTGCACAGTGATTCCCATTTCAGGAATTCAGATAACTATGACCCAGACTTCTATTCcatggtcaaaattattttctagatttgcGCTTAATAACAACAGGGCTAATGAAATAAAGTCAACACATATTAATTCAAATCTGTTTTGTAAGAGTTAGGAAAGTCACCCCTGACTCCTCAAAGATTAcacctcctctccttctctttttctgggATTGTGTCCTGGGTGTCGTCAGCTCGAGAAGCAGAGTTGCGGCAGCTGCGTAAATCTAACATGGAGTTTGAAGAAAGGAACGCAGCTCTCCAGAAGCATGTGGAGAGTATGCGCACAGCTGTGGAGAAGCTGGAGGTGGATGTGCTCCAGGAGCGGAGCCGAAACACCATCCTGCAGCAGCACCTGGAGACTTTGCGACAGGCCCTGACCAGCAGCTTCGCAGGAGTGCCGCTACCTGGTGAGAACAACCTAGCCATTTCTGGGAGACACTGGGTATCACTGGTAAATTTTCCTTGGATTCTTAGTAGAgatctgccaagaaaaaagtgagtgaaagaagggagaaaagaaaaaaattaccttcaGCTCAGGCCTTGTAATTTTGAACTATATTCATCCATTAGTTCTTCCATAATTGTATCCCTTTTTCTGAACTTTGGGATCTACAAAGTATTCTGGGTTGGACACTGTGACTTCtgagttggtcatttcttagcaTTATTTTGATTCAGGGATAATTGCTTATTTCTCAGCCCCTCTCCTGTGTTCTTCGGTCACATGGAGAGGCTCATGGTAATGCTGGCCACGTCAGAAGTACTTGCTGTTGTTGCCTTTACTTGAAATATGGAGGGAATTGGTGAgttgcatttttttcccatcttgCTCTCGTTTTCTCCCAACTTCAGGAAGTGGAGAGACCCCCACTGTGGATACAATTGACTCATACATGAACAGACTACACAGTATTATTCTAGCTAATCCCCAGGACAATGAAAACTTCATAGCCACGGTTCGAGAGGTTGTGAACAGGCTTGATCGCTAGTGACCGGTAAGTATTCTCTTGTAGCGTCAGCCCCACATTACCAAATGGAAATCTATTGGTAAGAGAAATGGACGCCCTGTGAGCAGTGCTCTCCAGAGAGAGGAAGCCACTGACTGGAGGGAGGGGTCAAAGCtgctgcttgcattttttttttcatgagggtATAGTGTCCAGTCTGTAAGAAAACTTTGTTGCATCCATTGTCTGAACCTTTTTGTGCAGTTGGAATATGTTGATactttggtttttaaaatggAACCTCATCCCAGCTGAGGGGATTAGAGGGCTGGCTGGATGTCAGAAGGCCCAAGGGAGGCCTGCTACAAGGATCCCAGATCTGAGGATTAGTGGGATTGGATTTGAAGGTACTTGGCAAAATCCAGAAAGTCTGAGGTATTACTAATGCAGGGCaatgaggtggtgcagtggatagagtagtgggactagagtcaggaagacctgcgttcaaatccagcctcagacatttctagCCAtgcgaccctggacaagtcacttcatcctgtgtccctcagtttcctcatatgtaaaatgagctggagaaggaaatagcaaaccatgccaggacctctgccaagaaaacctcaattggggtcacaaaaaattggacatgactgaaatgactgaacaatgaccaGGAGTAAAGCAGCACTAATGAGGACAGCTAAGAGCAGGATGGCAGCTACTTGAGCTCGTGAGCCCTCAGGTCAACTGTGGTAGGAAGAGCCATGGGCTGGAATCCCAGGACCTGAGAGTCTGGGTCTTGCTGCCCCTGCTGCTGTCACCCTCATGGCCTCAGGCCTCtaaactgctcatcatttctctatAAGAACTCCTGCTAATGTAGGAGGAAGAAGCCTGCAAACAGCCTGCCTCCAATCCCAACTTGCCACCCCTGGGCCATAGGCAGACTCTTTATCTGCACCCCTCCCCAAGCATCCAGGcctttttccttctgtaaaacATGAAGCAGCTTCAGTGATCTGTAAGGTTCCTCTTGAATCTGTGCCTCTGTTTGACAGACAGCCCCAGAAGGGGCAATACTTTGCTCAGTCCCACAGATAATAAGTCCCAGACcacagatttgaacccaggacttttgATTCCATTTGAGGAAACCTTGAAATCAAGGTTCACCCACTTCCTAACAGCAGAGCAAGCTTTTAGCTTGTTCCCTTATTAATATGTTCCAGATCTCCAAATACAAGAATGGGAGAATCTTGGGATCCATCTACCCACTTGGGGAATGGAATTTATGGCCTCACATCATCCCCATCAACACTAGCTAGACCAAATCAGGAGTTATACTGAAGCTTCCAGTTTGGCTCTTTGAAACCAAGGTTTGAGTCTCTATTACTTTCTTACCAGGCCTGTAGTATGTTCCATTTGCACATCTTTGTGGTCCAGCAGGGCCTGCACCCTGAATAGCCTATACTCAAGAAAGTAAGAATCCCGGCTTCTATGTCTTAACAGGGCAGTGAGTGTGGGCCAAGACAAAGGTGGGCCTGTCTGCTTTTCTGGTCAGGCCTGTAGCAGTAACCACACTGGGCAGTAGTTCTCTGCCCTCAGCCAGGCTTTGATGGGGAAAAGGACCATTGTCCTTTCAGGAAGTAGCCAGATGGAACGGACTGTTCTTGGAAGAGATGGTCTGAGCTCCCCGCAGAACCAAGAAATGGCATTATCGCCGTTGCTTATGAAGGGAACAGCTTGTAAATCCAACCTCGGGGTTTTCAGGAGCTCATCATCCTTCTCATTTTCACACAGCATTTTCAATTAGCATACTTGTGAGCTTCAAGAGAGAGAGGTGGGAGATTCTGAAAAAGGCAATAATTGATAACGCAGGCTTTCCTTGTGTCCTGGTAGGGAAATGACTGTGGGGTGGAGAAGGGGACAGGGACTAGCAACTTTTGTTTTCATGATGTTGCCAGTGTAGTGATTACCCTAGAATATGTCATCTAGAAAACCCAAAGGAGCTTAATTTTGCAAAGTATTCCCCCAGCTCCAGCCTACAAATATTTGAGATAAAAATATGAACTGTTGGGTCACTATGGATTCTTAGCCTCTGGCCATTCAGAGATGACTAAGAATAGCTTGCTCTCCTCCTACTGAGAGCTCCACCCCCAAATCTGTCAGAGGAGACAATTACAGAGACTGTGATTAATTCTATCTTGGTCtcattatacaaatatgtatggaCAACTAAGCCTGATGTCCCCAGCATCCATGGGGCAATTAATTACTCTGACACCAGCTTGGCAGAGGCTTCACCCACTGTTAGGAGCTTGTGAGTGAAGGGAAGTTAATGGTGTGGATGAGCAGGCGAAGGAGGAGAACACCAGAGCTTCAGAGATCTTAGCCTGAGGGAGTCCCCCACTTTGGCCCATAAGGCCCAGGGAGGAAAAGTGATGGGCAGCTAATGCCCCCCCCTTTGTCAGAGGCAGAGGCAAACAGATGCCCCAATCCCCTGGCATTTAAGTCTTTTCCCTTTGACCACAtgaaaggaaagagggggaaCCCTTGGACCCCAGAGAAGTCTGGATCCTCAATCATAGAAGGTTAGAAGAGGTGCCATGGAGGTACAACATggagttgttgggttttttcttcattttctttagtaCTAAGACTGCTTCAGACGGTGGACCTGGGAGAGATAGAAGGCTTCTCAAGGGCCCTCAGAGAGCTTGCAGGCTCCTAGGAGATGAGATGCCCACACAGACAACCCCACCGGGCAGTTTGTGTGGTCAAGCATTAGAGATATTGAACAACGAAGTGGCCTTTGGGAGTTGGTTACTAACAACAAGGGCTTTGGGGAGACCATGGCTTTTTAGATGGTAGTTTCATTGGTGTGTTTTCATAATTGCACAGGATAGACATTCCCCAGCTATCAGCCTGGCCCCTCACCTGTCTGTAGCACATTCTAGCCCCCTCACCTGTCTGTAACTCGTGAAGGTGGGGAAAAGAGCATGGATCTGGGCTTTAGGAAGCCCCAAGCTTGAATCCTTCAGACATAATATATGCAGTATGTAGGGAAAGGTCACAAGGGCCAACATCCACACCCAGGTCTCCTGCCTTCAAGCTAGTGCTCTTTCTCTCATGAGGCTCTGCCTTGCCTCGCCTAAGTAGTGTGCTGAAGGCAGTGGGCTTAGGAAGGGGAATCCTGCTGATGAGTCATTTTTAGGAACTTAGCCAGAATGATAAATTGCCTGATTTCAGACAAGTGGAATGGTTAAATATTTTGTTGCCCATTCAATACATGCCCATTGAGTAgtatatgtgattttatttttattgtagtgCATATTCATGTGAAGTTTTACCCAGTACTTATTTTAGAAATTTCTCTATATTCAGACATAAGGTACATTTATAGTTGGAGAAAATTGGAGTTGTGTAGACCACAGATTCCTTGGACTGAGATGCCATCCTAATTTTAGATCCCTGGCCCCAGTCCCTGTGGGCAGCTTTTCTGTCATCATAGGTGACCTCAGGCTGACCCTTCAGTGTCCCCACTGCCCTTGTGCAAAGGTAAGGTCACACCACACTTAGAAATACTTCCACAAATACCTTGACACAAGTTACCTTTGGCTTAGCCAGCCCTGGAGTCTAGTTCAGCCTTGCCCTTTCCTACTTACTTTCCCAGAAAAACAAGAAGCCAGCATTTTAGGCACACAGCCCTACTTCTTCCCGAGAGATGTTCActcttttcctgttttccttggctTTGTCCACAGGTGCTTTGGCTCCAAGACGTTCTGCAAGTGATTCTGCTTGTGAGGAATGAGAAGCCATGATGGAAACAGACTGCCTGGGGGTGGAAGGGATCTGTGCATGCATTCCAGCTCCCTCACCCCTGGAAAGCATTGGAGCACCTCGAGGTGTGTCTGGATGCCCTTTCCACTCGTTTTTCTGAGGTTCTGAGAGTGCCCCGGGACTCTCAGGGCCTCAGCTTCGTCTCATTTCAGTTTTTGTTGCAGAGAAAAGGCAAGATTCCTCCTGGGGCCACACGAAGGGGCTTTTCTTGGCCTGAGGGCCCCTCCTGTCACTTGTTTTAAGCTTCCATCACCATGgacagttcccccccccccccccttaccaGTCAGCAGTGCCCCATGAGAGCTTCTCCTCTTCCATGTTATCCTGCTGCAACGTGGAAGCTCTGTGTTCCTTCATCAGGGCCCTTTCTGTGTACTGACTGGAGTTGGTTGGTCACTTGTCCTGCTTCTGGCCCATATGAATCATGGTTTCCTGGGCTGCAATGCTCCAAGGTCAGCAGGACTTCTGTTCCTCTCTTTTTAGGGGAGCACTGTGAGCAATAGCAAGAAAGCACTCATCTTTCCTATTTGGCGCATTGAAAGTTGTCAGCAGTTGATCTTGCATGGAAAGTGAGAAGTTGCTGTTCCTTTCATTTGTGCTGATTCATGGACTCAGCTGGGAGACTTCTCATTTACAGAGAGAATCTCTCCTTATTCAGCATAGACTCTCATTCTGACAAATGTATGGAAAAGGTTCCCTGGCCTTTATCTTCCATCTGTAGCCTTTAGAAAAGCAAATTGAGACAGAAGGGGCAGTCTCTTGTTCTCTCCCCACCTTGATTTGTTTTTTAGCTGCAGGGGCAGCCAGATAAAGTTTTCCACCTGCTTACCTCAGTCACTCACGGAAGCACAAGCAGCCACTCTCCTACATGGCATTCAAGGAATCGGGCACTTGTCAAGAACTGCCGTGCGGTGCCCTTGGATCTCGGTGTTCCACTAGCTGGTCTTTCCAGTGTGTCCTTTACCTGTTGGTTTTTGATctcttgaggaaaaaaagagatgccCCCTCACCCCACCCCAGCACACACTcccttatattttttatttgtatggcATTAAGATTCTTCATTGTGGCTTGAAAAAGACTACCACCAAGCAGCTTAGCCTTTGTGTTCTGTTGTCTGTTGTCTAAGGACCAACCTAGATTGCCATGGAGTGGTCCATGAGCCAGCCACTAATTGGTGAGTACTTTGAGTGAGGTAACTCCATTAAAGAATTATGTGGGAGCATTCTCACTGTTACCATTCACATAAGCCAGCCCTGCCGTGATAGAAAGCGGAAGTCCGTCATGGCCTAGTTTCATCAAGAAAATATTAACCAGCTTTTGAATTCTGTGACAAGTAACtaattgcttctttccttccatcatcTGGCCCCTCCTCCCTATATCTTTGATCCCACTGTTGATGGCCTTGGTCCCATGCATGCCTCATGTTTATAAAGTATTAATAAGTAAGAGATTGTCTCCAGGGGGATGACAGACTTCATTAGAGCTTTGAGCTTTCAATCGGGTACTTGGTCTCCGCTCCTCTGGCCTCCAGGCAATATCCCTCTTGGGACCCccactctcttctcttcctttcctcccagcTTTCATTGTTGTGAAACTTCCCTGGCAGTACTTTGTGACCCAGAACAACTGTAACTTCAGGGCAGAGTTGATCTTTGCCCCAACCATAGATAGGGTTTGGGCATGACAGTGACGTGAATCGTCTTCAGAATCAGTGATACCGAAATCTTACACATAGGGGTGCACACACATGCAGTTACACACCCAGCCAACTCTGAAGCTTCACTTGACTGGTTCATGTGGCCTGTCAGGTGCTTTGGAGCTCCATGAGGTGACGGCAGAGTTTGATCCCTGGTCCTGTCTCCCACTGATACAGACATAACTtcttttattagggaaaaaatattatttttgtcttatttttttcttgtcataatGAATTTTTACTTTCTCCATGTTAGacatttttccccattgtttaaaaaaaaaaaacaaaaaaaaaaaactcccggGAGAGGCAGCTCTGGAGGGCAGAGAATCAAACAAAAGGTGTTTTCTGAAGTGGAGAGAAAAAGTCACATGTTGTCCCTGTGTCTGAAGTGGTTGAAATGCCAAGTTTTCCGTACAAGTGTCTTTGTAATTAAGCTTCTAGATTTTCTTTGTTTGATTCATTAGAAGTTGATGTACTTGCTTgacatttgtttcattaaaactTTTCAACAGTGAATACATTTTGATTCCATCTTAACTGCATTTTAATGAGTGAAATCCTACCAGTGTTGCCTTTTGTCTGAGACTTTGTCAACTCTACATTAATCGCATTCAAAATCAGTAACACTGTGGTTTTATCAAATCTTTATTCAAAGTATGTCTTAACGTGTTGgtgaattgtgtttttaaatacataataatgaCATGATAAGttataattcattttaatgtAGTAGTAATATTCTGAAGTTAAGGTTGAAAAATGAATTCTGCTACTTGTAAAGTCAATTCCCATAATCAAAGTTCTTTTGAAACCTGAAGGAGAGAATGTTTCAGACACCTGTTTCCTTGAAAGTACCAAACTAAATGGACTATCTTTGAGTAATTGGTGGCAGCTTTCACATATATATTCTTAAAAGTCCTGAGAATAGAGACCTAGATGCTAATCATAGGTTCTTTTTTCCAGTATGCAGTATGTGGCCTTTTATTTTCTGCTAACTCAACCTTATAATAGAAAGAAACATGGGATAGTGGGAAAAGAATATGGTTTGGGACAGGACAACCTGGGTTCTATTCTGGAGTCTGTTAGTCATTTGGTCTCTCTAGATCTCCGTTTCCTCATTTGACACATGAGAATCTGTTGCCAGCTATAAATCCTGTGGTCCCTGTGGAGGTGACATTGAGTATGTCTTAAGATTGGTCACCAGCCCAGTTCCAAACCTGTTTGCTTGTTGATTGCTGGCAAGCTCAGAATGCCCCCACACACCTGCACAGATAGCTAACAAATAGTCTTTGTGTGGCATTGCTTTCCAAAAACCATGAGGAGTTCATCATTCAAGGCAGAAGGCCAGCTTCCTTCTGAGGTGGTGTTTCCAGCCACCCATCAACAGCTGGTGGCCAGTAATGTTTGGTTTAAAATCAACACAAACAAGCAGTAACATTTCCGCCAGTTGTTCCCCCTTTTTCCTTAACTACTCTGCAGCTGTTGAATTAGAAAACTGTGATAATGCTTCTCCCTGGATGGGGGAGATTGGGATAGCTTTGCGACTTCCTATTCCTGAAGCCGGATTTCCTGTCAAAAAGGGAGGGGATTTTAATCTGAGTGGTGGTTTTGtgtgttgtttgttgtttgtttttttttaatgaacctaCTCTGATAAACCATTTAGCCATGAAAGTTAATGTGTCATGCCTTAAAGACACCACAAAGAGGCCACTGAGAACCAGAAAAGTCAAATAACGACCCTTCACGTATTTCCCTTTcgttcatcttttatttttggtttaCGTGGAATTTGTGTCTGTTTTCCTTGAACATTTGCTGAGAGTAGACATTTCAGCCTCATTAATGCAGCAGTTCTGTAGTGATGGAGGATTGTCAAAAGTGGTGGCCATAGCTAAGAAGGGAGATTGGAAGTCCCGCTCAGCACATGATGCCTTCCTGGTATAGGCAATGAACAGAATTCACCTTTTTTCTGTGTGAATGTAAAAGTGTGGTATTAAGTATCCAAATGCTGGGCATTCTAAATCTagagaggaaaaaacacaagcaaaaatGAGACTACCCCCAAGTGTCTCACACACAAGAGAATCCAACTCCTGCTGTCACAGAGCTCAAGGCAGAATGTTGTGTAAATGGGTAGGTGTTGCTAAGCTTCAAAGGCATTACTGAAGTGGTTGGACTTGAATCTTGAACTACTAATCCAACTTTGAGGCGGGGAACACATTTGGAGGAGTTGATCACTGTCCTAGGAGGTGACCTAAATGAAGAGGAAGCCTGGAATTGTGGCAGGAACAGTGCTCTTGGACTTAGGACCCTGGGTCCTAGTCCTGGCCTAGCCACTGAAGAAGTGCCCACCGATTTCCATCTCTTCATCTGCCTTATCCTTCTTTGGATGTCTCGAAAAGAAAATCTTCTAAGAATGACCAGCATCATAGAGGGAAGAGAGCACTTTGACATGAATGAAAGTCAGTGTGGCCCCCTCCAGCCTTGGTGGAAGGAAGTTCTGTCTGGTCTCTTCTAGCACTGTATGCTAAGTCACCAGACCTCCCGGTGCCCCTAGATTTCTACTGCTGCAAGGTAGGAGCTGAAACAACATTGGTAGAGGAAGCGCTTTCATCCTGGGAAGTTAACTAAGCCAATAAAAACACAGGATGGCAATAGCTCATGCTTATACCACACCGTGACGGTTCCCAAAGCCCTAGGACCATGCGCTGATCTCCAAAGGGATAGATCTCTGA
The DNA window shown above is from Sminthopsis crassicaudata isolate SCR6 chromosome 2, ASM4859323v1, whole genome shotgun sequence and carries:
- the HMG20A gene encoding high mobility group protein 20A isoform X2, which gives rise to MNERREQLRAKRPEVPFPEITRMLGNEWSKLPPEEKQRYLDEADRDKERYMKELEQYQKTEAYKVFSRKTQDRQKGKSHRQEGARQASHDHEKEVDVKERSVFDIPIFTEEFLNHSKAREAELRQLRKSNMEFEERNAALQKHVESMRTAVEKLEVDVLQERSRNTILQQHLETLRQALTSSFAGVPLPGSGETPTVDTIDSYMNRLHSIILANPQDNENFIATVREVVNRLDR